A genomic region of Dehalococcoidia bacterium contains the following coding sequences:
- a CDS encoding zf-HC2 domain-containing protein has product MLGFFDRFRHGRTRDLLSSYIDGEVSTSEHLRIERHLAECEECQQELESLRLTVSALRQLPEIQTARSFEISERPAPVRSATGWIVGVRLAASAAAVVLVGLILADVTGLVVQSDLTDWARQSERAESQPPAQPAAAAPAMAPAAAAPAAPQAPAAPVQAMEAQASAAPTQAPAAPAPAPAAAPVAPAAAPPAPTSPPVAAAMKSEPEPTSAPDLAMADSPIQLRAADEVAAATSSPESALGVTTETLPTSTPTATASPTSTATPVPTKTPEPTPTPVPTATPTNTPTPSPTPTVTSTPASEPSPTPTVTNTSTRLQPGEGDDLAPRPEFPLLQLEIAFGILLILLVGVSFWISRRGH; this is encoded by the coding sequence TTGCTAGGTTTTTTTGACAGATTCAGACATGGACGAACGCGAGATCTGCTGTCGTCGTACATCGACGGAGAGGTCAGCACCTCTGAGCACCTCCGCATAGAACGTCACCTAGCTGAGTGTGAAGAGTGCCAGCAGGAGCTTGAATCGCTCAGGCTGACAGTGTCGGCACTGCGTCAGTTGCCGGAGATCCAGACCGCACGTTCATTCGAGATTTCAGAGAGACCCGCACCAGTGAGGAGTGCAACTGGATGGATAGTAGGAGTACGCTTGGCCGCGTCGGCAGCAGCAGTCGTGCTGGTAGGGCTGATCCTCGCAGACGTGACTGGTCTTGTTGTGCAGTCCGATCTGACAGACTGGGCAAGACAATCTGAGAGAGCCGAGTCTCAGCCACCTGCGCAGCCAGCAGCGGCTGCTCCAGCGATGGCCCCGGCAGCCGCGGCACCGGCCGCACCTCAAGCACCCGCCGCTCCCGTTCAAGCGATGGAGGCCCAGGCTTCCGCCGCCCCCACTCAGGCTCCTGCTGCTCCTGCTCCCGCCCCTGCAGCGGCTCCAGTGGCACCAGCGGCCGCACCACCGGCCCCGACGTCTCCCCCCGTCGCTGCAGCAATGAAGAGTGAGCCCGAACCTACTTCAGCACCCGACTTAGCAATGGCTGACTCTCCCATACAGCTAAGGGCAGCCGACGAAGTCGCGGCTGCAACCTCGTCGCCAGAGTCAGCATTGGGGGTAACAACAGAGACCCTACCAACATCCACGCCTACCGCAACAGCTTCTCCCACCTCGACTGCTACCCCAGTGCCCACTAAGACGCCCGAACCTACGCCGACTCCAGTCCCAACCGCGACTCCCACCAACACACCTACACCTTCGCCGACGCCCACCGTTACGTCGACTCCAGCGAGCGAGCCGAGTCCGACCCCGACAGTAACCAACACTTCAACTAGACTTCAGCCTGGTGAGGGCGACGACTTGGCGCCACGTCCCGAATTCCCTCTACTGCAACTGGAAATTGCATTCGGAATTCTGTTGATCCTTCTTGTTGGAGTTTCATTCTGGATATCACGAAGAGGTCACTAG
- the ribD gene encoding bifunctional diaminohydroxyphosphoribosylaminopyrimidine deaminase/5-amino-6-(5-phosphoribosylamino)uracil reductase RibD has protein sequence MARALELAWSAVGLTSPNPPVGAVLVRGDRVVGEGFTQPAGQAHAEMVALNAAGDLARGATLYVTLEPCSHYGRTPPCTEAIIAAGVSEVHVATIDKNPRVSGSGIAQLRRADIAVHVGQGQYQADELSAPHSRLVSTGRPLVTAKFAMSLDGKIATRTGDSKWITGEESRRYVHELRARSDAIMAGIGTVIADDPQLTARRPDGTPLPRQPLRVVVDSSGRIPLESTLLRQPGEALIAASGGSEEKLAHLEEAGAKILTLSALDGRVDLLVLLTELGDRGVTSVFVEGGATLLGSLFDAGLVDRVVAFVAPVIIGGDSALSPVGGVGVERMADALRLKDIQIQTFGEDVAVTGWCSPI, from the coding sequence ATGGCCCGAGCGCTCGAGCTGGCCTGGAGCGCCGTTGGCCTTACCAGTCCAAATCCACCGGTCGGAGCGGTACTGGTCAGAGGCGACCGCGTTGTGGGGGAAGGATTTACCCAGCCTGCGGGGCAGGCCCACGCCGAAATGGTCGCTCTTAATGCCGCTGGAGACCTTGCCCGTGGAGCGACGCTGTACGTCACCCTGGAGCCTTGTTCACATTACGGAAGAACGCCCCCCTGCACAGAAGCCATCATTGCCGCAGGTGTCTCCGAGGTCCATGTCGCGACGATTGATAAGAATCCCCGCGTTAGTGGATCGGGGATTGCTCAGTTAAGAAGGGCTGACATCGCCGTTCATGTCGGGCAGGGTCAGTATCAGGCTGATGAGCTAAGTGCGCCGCACTCCAGGCTGGTCTCAACTGGCAGGCCGCTTGTTACCGCCAAATTCGCAATGAGCCTCGACGGGAAGATCGCGACGCGCACGGGCGATTCGAAGTGGATTACTGGTGAAGAGTCCCGACGTTACGTGCATGAACTCAGGGCACGCTCCGACGCCATAATGGCAGGCATAGGCACCGTTATAGCCGACGATCCACAACTTACTGCTCGAAGGCCCGACGGCACTCCACTGCCCCGTCAGCCGCTACGTGTGGTCGTGGATAGCTCCGGGCGAATTCCTCTCGAATCTACTCTGCTGAGGCAACCGGGTGAAGCGTTGATTGCCGCATCTGGCGGATCCGAGGAGAAGCTGGCCCATCTCGAGGAGGCAGGTGCTAAAATCCTGACTTTGTCGGCACTTGATGGACGTGTGGACCTGCTCGTTTTGCTCACGGAGCTGGGCGATCGTGGTGTAACGAGCGTCTTCGTGGAAGGTGGGGCGACACTGCTGGGTTCGCTATTCGACGCCGGTCTTGTGGACAGGGTGGTCGCGTTCGTGGCGCCAGTGATTATCGGCGGAGACTCAGCGCTGTCACCTGTCGGCGGCGTAGGGGTCGAACGCATGGCGGACGCGCTCAGACTGAAAGACATCCAAATCCAGACATTCGGTGAAGACGTGGCCGTAACCGGCTGGTGCTCACCGATCTGA
- a CDS encoding CoA transferase translates to MEVKPHALEGIKVVDWTIWQFGPVAATMLGDLGADVIKVESLDGDPGRAVFSASGVDRSLPAGRNAYFEANQRNKRSVAIDLKKPEGVEIVHKLVADADVFIQNFRKGVAERLGLGYEELKEINPALIYASGSGYGPRGPDSASPALDAAAQARSGLMFATGPEGTEPYPVQGVVGDQIGGITLGWGILAALVARSIHGVGQRVDTSHLSSSIWLQGLAVSMGLLTQHKPDSEINLTYNPPRTDAYNPLANYYQCADGRWMMLANFQADRYWPSFAAALGLEALIDDPKFADTISRGENRHELIPILDGVFAQKTYDEWAEVLERSGDFIFSPVQNLTELPDDPQVIANHYITEVDHPDLGRVKLANHPVNYSETPHSIRSVAPELGQHTEEVILELGYTWEDITRMQDRGVIL, encoded by the coding sequence ATGGAAGTGAAACCACACGCCCTGGAGGGCATCAAGGTAGTTGACTGGACGATCTGGCAGTTCGGCCCAGTGGCGGCAACCATGCTCGGCGATCTTGGTGCCGATGTAATCAAGGTCGAATCTCTGGACGGCGATCCGGGAAGAGCCGTGTTCTCAGCCTCCGGTGTTGATCGGAGTCTTCCCGCCGGGCGCAACGCCTACTTCGAGGCGAACCAGCGCAACAAGCGCAGCGTTGCCATCGACTTGAAGAAGCCGGAAGGGGTCGAGATCGTTCACAAACTCGTGGCCGACGCGGATGTCTTCATTCAGAACTTTCGCAAAGGTGTCGCAGAACGACTTGGGCTGGGCTATGAGGAACTGAAGGAGATAAACCCTGCGCTAATATACGCCTCGGGCTCAGGATATGGGCCTCGCGGACCGGACTCGGCCAGCCCGGCATTGGATGCCGCAGCACAGGCGCGGAGCGGGCTCATGTTCGCGACCGGCCCGGAAGGGACTGAGCCTTATCCAGTTCAGGGTGTTGTGGGAGATCAGATAGGCGGAATCACTCTTGGGTGGGGTATTCTCGCCGCTCTCGTCGCTCGTTCAATCCACGGGGTTGGCCAGCGCGTCGACACTTCCCACCTGTCGAGCTCAATCTGGCTACAGGGTCTGGCCGTCAGCATGGGACTGCTCACCCAGCACAAGCCGGACTCCGAAATCAACCTTACCTACAATCCTCCTAGGACAGATGCTTACAACCCGCTTGCGAACTACTACCAATGTGCAGACGGTCGCTGGATGATGCTTGCGAACTTTCAGGCCGATAGATACTGGCCCTCTTTCGCAGCCGCACTAGGGTTGGAAGCGCTGATCGATGATCCGAAGTTTGCCGATACGATCTCGCGGGGTGAAAATCGACACGAACTCATACCCATTCTGGATGGAGTATTTGCGCAAAAGACCTACGATGAATGGGCAGAAGTCCTGGAGAGGTCAGGCGACTTCATCTTCTCTCCAGTGCAGAACTTGACCGAACTTCCAGACGACCCTCAGGTTATCGCGAACCACTACATCACCGAGGTCGACCATCCAGATCTGGGGCGTGTAAAGCTTGCCAATCATCCTGTGAACTACAGCGAGACCCCTCACTCAATTCGCTCGGTCGCTCCCGAACTCGGTCAGCACACTGAAGAGGTCATCCTGGAACTGGGATACACTTGGGAGGACATTACTCGAATGCAGGACAGGGGCGTAATTCTCTGA
- the lepB gene encoding signal peptidase I: MIETILLALLLFVLMEFSVQNFKVEGSSMTPTLAQDQYLLVNKIAYARVGMDDLGSLIPFVHAYTNGSERPIYAFRPPQYGEVVIFHFPNDPSRDFVKRVIGVPGDSIEIRRGDVYRNGQPLDEPFITSSSSRSYDPVFVDEGHYYVLGDNRRSSNDSRDWGLVPQENLIGRAWMRYWPPGSLGFIE, from the coding sequence ATGATCGAAACGATCCTATTGGCTTTGCTGCTGTTTGTGTTGATGGAGTTCAGCGTCCAGAACTTCAAGGTCGAGGGATCCAGTATGACCCCGACCCTTGCGCAGGACCAATACCTTCTCGTCAACAAGATTGCATATGCGCGAGTCGGCATGGATGATCTTGGTTCGCTAATACCATTCGTGCACGCGTACACCAACGGATCAGAACGCCCGATTTATGCATTTCGGCCTCCCCAATATGGCGAGGTTGTGATCTTCCACTTTCCGAACGACCCGTCACGAGATTTCGTCAAGCGGGTGATCGGCGTTCCCGGCGACAGCATAGAAATCAGGCGCGGCGATGTGTACCGCAACGGACAACCTCTAGACGAACCGTTTATCACCAGTTCCAGTTCAAGAAGCTACGATCCCGTTTTCGTAGATGAAGGGCACTACTACGTCCTTGGGGACAACAGGCGCTCCTCGAACGACTCGCGCGATTGGGGCCTCGTGCCCCAGGAGAACCTCATAGGTCGAGCCTGGATGAGGTACTGGCCACCAGGCAGTCTCGGCTTCATTGAATAG
- the meaB gene encoding methylmalonyl Co-A mutase-associated GTPase MeaB: protein MMQSPLSSEDRQSQTPAPGRSIEVLFQKAIQGDRRSLARLFTRIERDISALREVMRLAYAVTGRGSIVGITGPPGAGKSTIVDGLTSTARSKGKTVGVLAVDPTSPFTGGAVLGDRIRMQSHYRDPGVYIRSLATKGVPGGLNAVTRAGAKLLDAVGKELIIVETVGVGQSEYDIMGVADHVIVVLVPEAGDSVQTMKAGLLEIADTFVVNKSDRDGAGQLASALRSMISLQSDSASSLPPVLLTQAHKGEGITELYEGASSRIDHLRCSGELAQRRSRQAVREVGRLLKTSANQAVDRILESDSGVAELVECVLTGSLDPYAASRKIIEGGTIARAMEAESLNSGYRSGA from the coding sequence ATGATGCAGTCACCGCTGTCATCTGAAGATCGCCAGAGCCAGACACCCGCCCCAGGTCGATCAATCGAAGTCCTCTTCCAGAAGGCGATTCAGGGGGACCGAAGGTCACTCGCCCGTCTCTTCACCCGGATTGAGAGGGACATCTCAGCACTCCGCGAGGTCATGCGCCTTGCCTACGCAGTAACTGGCCGCGGGAGTATTGTCGGAATTACTGGCCCTCCCGGGGCAGGCAAGAGCACAATTGTCGATGGACTCACTTCCACTGCGCGGTCCAAAGGCAAGACCGTTGGCGTTCTGGCGGTGGATCCCACGAGTCCGTTTACTGGCGGCGCGGTGCTCGGCGACCGCATCAGGATGCAGTCTCATTACAGAGACCCTGGAGTGTACATTCGCAGCCTTGCTACGAAGGGCGTCCCCGGTGGACTCAACGCGGTAACACGTGCTGGGGCGAAACTCCTGGATGCTGTTGGAAAAGAACTGATCATTGTGGAGACGGTAGGAGTAGGCCAGTCTGAATACGACATAATGGGCGTCGCTGACCATGTCATAGTCGTGCTCGTACCCGAGGCAGGTGACAGCGTCCAGACCATGAAGGCCGGGCTGCTGGAAATTGCTGATACGTTTGTCGTCAACAAGTCAGACAGGGATGGGGCAGGCCAACTCGCATCGGCCCTGAGGTCGATGATCTCTCTCCAATCTGACAGCGCGAGTTCATTGCCACCCGTATTGCTTACCCAGGCTCACAAAGGCGAAGGCATCACTGAACTGTACGAAGGTGCATCTTCGCGCATCGATCACTTGAGATGTTCCGGAGAACTTGCTCAGCGTAGGTCGAGGCAGGCCGTGCGGGAGGTGGGCCGCTTGCTCAAGACATCAGCCAACCAGGCTGTTGATCGCATACTTGAGAGCGACAGCGGTGTCGCCGAACTGGTGGAGTGCGTTCTGACCGGCTCTCTGGACCCATATGCAGCCTCCCGAAAGATCATTGAGGGCGGTACGATCGCCAGAGCGATGGAAGCAGAAAGCCTAAATTCTGGTTATCGCTCAGGGGCCTAG
- a CDS encoding 6,7-dimethyl-8-ribityllumazine synthase has translation MSRRLSGSLNGEGLRVGLVVAEFNDFITSRLQEGAVAGLEAHGVRDDDVTIASVPGSFELPLVARKMADSGQYDAVICLGAVIRGETDHYAHVSGEAAKGIANASVASGVPVIFGVLTTDTVEQAINRAGGKQGNNGYGAAVAAVRMANLVRAIDTG, from the coding sequence GTGAGCCGCAGACTGTCAGGCTCCCTAAACGGCGAAGGACTGCGCGTAGGCCTGGTTGTTGCCGAATTCAACGACTTCATCACCTCCAGGCTCCAGGAGGGTGCAGTCGCCGGTCTCGAGGCACATGGCGTCAGGGACGACGATGTGACGATCGCCTCTGTTCCAGGATCGTTCGAGCTCCCATTGGTTGCCAGGAAGATGGCCGATTCCGGCCAGTACGACGCAGTGATCTGCCTGGGAGCCGTGATCAGAGGCGAAACCGATCACTATGCTCACGTATCTGGTGAAGCCGCGAAAGGAATCGCAAACGCATCAGTCGCCTCTGGTGTACCGGTCATATTCGGCGTACTGACAACGGACACGGTCGAGCAGGCAATAAACCGCGCCGGTGGCAAGCAGGGGAACAACGGCTATGGCGCCGCTGTGGCCGCCGTCAGGATGGCCAATCTCGTGAGGGCCATCGACACAGGCTGA
- a CDS encoding dCTP deaminase, which produces MILSDRTIKEQMSAGRIIIDPLGPNAVQPASVDIRLDSEILVFRNNWRTHIDVMKPADDVVERVLIEEGRPFLLHPGQFALGSTLEAVTIPDDIVARIEGKSSLARYGLLIHSTAGFVDPGWTGKLTLEFSNVGILGITLHKGMKIGHISFTQLTTPAENPYGSSALRSKYQGQGGPVASRYYWDYQLPMNGDESA; this is translated from the coding sequence ATGATCCTCAGCGATCGAACCATCAAAGAGCAGATGTCGGCAGGCCGAATCATTATCGATCCTCTTGGTCCGAATGCGGTACAACCAGCGAGTGTGGACATCAGGCTGGACAGTGAGATCCTCGTCTTCCGCAACAACTGGCGGACACACATCGATGTGATGAAACCAGCCGACGACGTTGTGGAAAGGGTACTGATCGAAGAGGGGCGACCATTCCTGCTGCATCCTGGCCAGTTCGCGCTAGGCAGCACGCTGGAGGCGGTGACGATTCCGGATGACATCGTAGCCAGGATCGAAGGTAAGAGTTCCCTAGCCCGCTACGGTCTGCTGATTCATTCGACGGCCGGATTCGTTGACCCCGGATGGACGGGTAAGTTAACCCTCGAGTTTTCCAACGTCGGAATCCTGGGCATAACGCTCCACAAGGGAATGAAGATCGGCCACATCTCGTTTACCCAGTTGACCACGCCGGCAGAGAATCCATATGGATCAAGTGCACTCCGCAGCAAGTATCAGGGCCAGGGCGGACCTGTGGCGTCAAGGTACTACTGGGACTACCAGCTACCCATGAACGGCGATGAATCAGCGTGA
- a CDS encoding riboflavin synthase, which yields MFTGIVEEVGSVAGASNTGLTISASTVMDDLKVSDSISVNGACLTVTDRSDSSFSVDTVPETLRRTNLGALKEGDFVNLERPMATDGRFGGHIVQGHIDGTGRVLSVEQEGGARNFKFEADDSIMRYVVEKGFVAVDGTSLTVVDCDYRTFSVTIVPYTWENTIFGTLKLGDPVNLEVDIIAKYVERLAAGPRLPVDTADEL from the coding sequence ATGTTCACCGGCATAGTGGAAGAAGTCGGCAGTGTAGCCGGAGCCTCGAATACGGGTCTCACAATTTCGGCCTCCACTGTCATGGACGATCTGAAAGTATCGGACAGCATCAGCGTAAACGGCGCCTGCCTTACCGTCACTGACAGGAGTGATTCATCCTTCAGCGTCGACACTGTTCCCGAGACTCTCAGACGGACCAACCTTGGAGCCCTGAAAGAAGGGGACTTTGTCAACCTGGAACGACCTATGGCTACTGACGGCAGATTCGGAGGTCACATAGTCCAGGGCCATATAGACGGTACTGGTAGAGTGTTGTCCGTTGAGCAGGAGGGCGGGGCTCGCAACTTTAAGTTTGAAGCGGATGACAGCATCATGCGCTATGTGGTCGAAAAAGGTTTCGTAGCTGTGGACGGTACCAGTCTGACGGTTGTAGACTGTGACTACCGCACCTTCTCGGTGACGATCGTTCCGTACACATGGGAGAACACGATTTTCGGGACCCTCAAACTAGGCGATCCAGTGAATCTCGAAGTGGACATAATCGCCAAGTACGTCGAACGACTGGCCGCAGGTCCGCGGTTGCCCGTGGACACAGCCGATGAGCTCTGA
- a CDS encoding transcriptional repressor, whose product MDSLVRARIDEMRNALLNQGISITRRRDKMLQALASNDRHPSVNELHAEVRRWYPSTSLATIYNTIELLKDADQILELEFSGSANRYDGRRPQSHPHLICLSCESIEDMDVESSNSDHLDRLSEDTGYRLVRQRTDYYGFCPDCQAQTAAASD is encoded by the coding sequence TTGGATTCACTGGTTCGGGCTCGAATCGATGAGATGCGGAACGCGCTTTTGAATCAAGGCATTTCCATCACAAGGCGCAGGGACAAGATGCTTCAGGCACTTGCCTCTAATGATCGCCATCCCAGCGTAAACGAGCTCCATGCAGAAGTGAGACGCTGGTATCCCTCCACCAGCCTGGCCACCATCTACAACACCATTGAGTTGCTGAAGGACGCGGACCAGATACTGGAACTGGAATTCAGTGGATCCGCCAACCGCTATGACGGTAGACGGCCACAATCCCATCCCCATCTAATCTGTCTCTCCTGCGAGTCCATTGAAGATATGGATGTCGAGTCATCCAATTCGGACCACCTGGATAGACTCTCTGAAGACACAGGCTATCGCCTCGTGCGCCAGCGCACAGACTATTATGGTTTCTGCCCAGACTGCCAGGCGCAGACTGCGGCAGCTTCTGACTGA
- a CDS encoding SIMPL domain-containing protein (The SIMPL domain is named for its presence in mouse protein SIMPL (signalling molecule that associates with mouse pelle-like kinase). Bacterial member BP26, from Brucella, was shown to assemble into a channel-like structure, while YggE from E. coli has been associated with resistance to oxidative stress.) produces the protein MNRLWKNMALAAASALLVMLVMGCAFESEAATHEPETKTDEAAPASLGVVTAASAATGAPLSQSAALFDRVAAGEAGIWVTGTGQVSMEPDLVILNLGVESMAETVSYANGMAADAMDAIMNTLTENGVEDLDIQTHNFNVRPQYEWIEIEEDGRRSNRRELVGYEVTNNLTAKIRDLESVGTLIDDVIEAGGDATRFDGINFTVEDTSEVMSQLRENAIMDAMEKAQQIADVAGVTLGSLEYITDSAVRTQRVDPYAPRAAFALAADESAATSISGGELEVSLTVHTAFSIQ, from the coding sequence ATGAACAGGCTATGGAAAAACATGGCGTTGGCAGCGGCCTCGGCCCTGCTAGTAATGTTGGTAATGGGATGTGCATTCGAGAGTGAGGCTGCGACCCACGAACCGGAAACCAAGACCGACGAGGCCGCGCCAGCATCCCTGGGTGTTGTAACTGCAGCAAGTGCAGCCACAGGGGCTCCCCTGTCCCAATCCGCGGCTCTGTTTGACAGAGTTGCGGCAGGAGAAGCAGGCATCTGGGTGACCGGGACTGGACAGGTCTCAATGGAGCCGGACCTTGTGATACTGAATCTTGGCGTCGAATCCATGGCCGAGACTGTCTCATATGCAAACGGTATGGCCGCGGACGCAATGGACGCCATCATGAATACTCTTACGGAAAACGGAGTTGAGGATCTCGACATTCAGACCCATAACTTCAACGTCCGACCGCAATATGAGTGGATAGAGATTGAAGAGGACGGCAGGAGATCAAACCGGCGTGAACTCGTTGGGTACGAAGTGACAAACAACCTCACCGCAAAGATCAGAGACCTGGAATCTGTCGGGACCTTGATCGACGATGTGATTGAGGCCGGAGGCGACGCCACGAGATTTGATGGCATCAATTTCACAGTGGAGGATACCTCCGAGGTGATGTCACAGTTGCGTGAGAATGCGATCATGGATGCAATGGAAAAGGCTCAGCAGATCGCCGATGTAGCTGGTGTGACACTTGGAAGCCTTGAATACATCACGGACTCTGCCGTGAGGACACAGAGAGTAGACCCATACGCGCCGCGGGCAGCATTCGCTCTAGCGGCAGACGAGTCCGCTGCGACTTCGATTAGCGGAGGTGAGCTCGAGGTTTCTCTAACTGTCCACACGGCTTTCTCAATTCAATAG
- a CDS encoding bifunctional 3,4-dihydroxy-2-butanone-4-phosphate synthase/GTP cyclohydrolase II, protein MPLATVEEAIADIRAGKMVIICDDEDRENEGDLAMAAECVTAQHINFMATHARGLICMPMLGQRLEELRIPLMTQDNTARLGTAFTVSVDVLTGATTGISAFDRAATIRALIDSNTVPEDLGRPGHIFPLRYMEGGVLKRAGQTEASVDLARLAGLYPASVICEVMADDGTMARLPTLEEFSKKHNLKIVTVADIITFRREHERLIERVAQARVPTEHGEFMAVSYRSLVDPNEHIALVKGEVSADEPVLVRVHSECLTGDVFGSVRCDCGGQLELALQAIDREGSGIFLYMRQEGRGIGIHNKLKAYELQDAGMDTVEANIALGFAPDPRQYGVGAQILLDLGVSKMRLLTNNPQKRVGLESFGLEIVEQVGIYAEVTPENRNYLKTKQEKLGHAFDPVNEEFNSEAAP, encoded by the coding sequence ATGCCCCTCGCTACTGTCGAGGAAGCGATAGCCGACATCAGGGCCGGCAAGATGGTCATCATCTGTGATGACGAGGACCGCGAAAACGAGGGCGACCTCGCTATGGCGGCGGAATGCGTCACTGCCCAGCACATCAACTTTATGGCCACACATGCTCGCGGACTAATCTGTATGCCAATGCTGGGACAGCGCCTGGAAGAGCTCAGAATTCCGCTGATGACCCAGGACAACACGGCCCGGCTTGGAACGGCATTCACTGTTTCTGTCGACGTGCTCACCGGGGCAACGACCGGAATCTCGGCCTTCGACAGGGCCGCCACGATTCGGGCCCTGATCGACTCGAACACTGTTCCAGAAGATCTGGGACGACCTGGTCATATCTTTCCTCTTCGCTACATGGAAGGAGGGGTCCTTAAGCGTGCAGGACAGACGGAAGCCTCTGTCGATCTGGCGCGTTTGGCCGGTCTGTATCCAGCGAGCGTCATATGCGAGGTCATGGCAGACGACGGCACCATGGCTCGGTTGCCAACACTTGAGGAATTTTCCAAGAAGCATAACCTCAAGATAGTCACGGTTGCCGACATAATCACATTCCGCAGGGAACATGAGAGACTGATCGAGCGCGTAGCGCAAGCCAGGGTCCCCACGGAACACGGCGAGTTCATGGCAGTTTCCTACAGGAGTCTCGTAGATCCCAACGAGCACATTGCGCTTGTAAAGGGCGAAGTATCGGCAGATGAACCCGTTCTGGTCCGGGTGCACTCAGAATGTCTCACCGGCGACGTGTTCGGCAGCGTGCGATGCGACTGCGGCGGTCAGCTGGAACTCGCGCTTCAGGCAATCGACCGCGAGGGATCGGGAATCTTCCTGTACATGCGACAGGAGGGCAGGGGAATAGGCATCCACAACAAGCTCAAGGCCTATGAACTTCAGGACGCCGGTATGGATACTGTCGAGGCCAATATCGCGCTAGGCTTCGCCCCGGACCCACGACAATACGGTGTCGGCGCTCAGATACTACTCGACTTGGGTGTTTCGAAGATGCGACTCCTGACCAACAATCCTCAAAAGAGAGTGGGCCTGGAGAGCTTCGGTCTTGAGATCGTGGAACAGGTTGGCATCTATGCTGAGGTAACGCCTGAGAATCGAAACTACCTGAAGACCAAGCAGGAAAAACTGGGGCATGCCTTCGATCCAGTGAACGAGGAATTCAACTCGGAGGCAGCACCGTGA
- a CDS encoding sigma-70 family RNA polymerase sigma factor produces MGRHTDSCYDDGALICQAQSGDLCAFNRIVARYQNQVVNLAARMLGNRGQAEDVAQDTFISAYRSLSRFRGGNLRSWLFRIAANGSRDVLRRRQRRPESSLEQSLESPSFQPVSGDESPEEATQRSELNSEIQQAILTLAIDQRTALVLVDVQGLSYSEAAEAMSVSIGTVKSRLSRARSRVRDALMERRELLGDWIRLDE; encoded by the coding sequence ATAGGCAGACACACGGACAGCTGCTATGACGATGGCGCACTGATCTGTCAGGCTCAGAGCGGCGATCTATGTGCATTCAACAGGATTGTCGCTCGATACCAGAACCAGGTCGTAAACCTCGCCGCGCGTATGTTGGGCAACCGAGGGCAGGCAGAGGACGTAGCCCAGGACACGTTCATTTCGGCCTACCGATCGCTCAGCCGTTTCAGGGGAGGCAACCTCAGATCGTGGCTCTTCAGGATCGCAGCAAACGGCAGCCGGGATGTTCTACGTCGTCGTCAACGCAGGCCCGAGAGTTCACTAGAGCAATCTCTGGAGAGTCCTTCGTTTCAGCCCGTTTCCGGTGATGAGTCCCCTGAAGAGGCTACACAGCGCAGTGAACTCAACAGCGAGATCCAGCAAGCAATCCTGACACTGGCAATCGATCAGAGAACGGCCCTCGTGCTTGTCGATGTGCAGGGACTAAGTTACAGCGAGGCGGCCGAGGCGATGAGCGTGTCCATTGGGACCGTGAAGTCCAGGTTGAGCCGGGCGAGGTCTCGTGTGAGGGATGCCCTGATGGAGCGTCGGGAACTACTAGGGGACTGGATACGTCTTGATGAGTAA